From the genome of Flavobacterium sediminis:
ATTAGCTGAACACAACGAGGAAGGTTCAGTAGGGTTTATCATTAATAAACCTTTGGACTATACTATCCATGATTTGGTACCTGAAATCAAGGCTAATTTTTCCGTTTACAATGGCGGTCCCGTTGAACAGGATAATTTGTATTTCATTCACAACATTCCTGATATCATTCCAAACAGTGTGGAAATAGCTAATGGCATTTATTGGGGTGGCGACTTTAACGTTACACTTGACCTTATTAACGAAGGGAAAATAACCAAAAAGAATATTCGTTTCTTTTTAGGGTATAGTGGCTGGGAGGCTCATCAATTGGAAAATGAACTGAAAGAGAACGCCTGGATTGTTACAGAGAATAATTTAAAGGCAAAACTTTTAGCCAAACCTGTACAACAGTTCTGGAAAGAGAAAATGAAAGAGCAGGGTGGCGAATATATTTTGTTTTCCAACGCTCCTTCTGACCCTATGCTAAATTAAGTACTGTATTTAATTGCGCTACTATTTCTTTTGCCAAGTGCAGTTGAAATGACTTCTTTTTGTATTTTGTAACAGGCTGTATTCCTTTAATAACATTGGTCAAAAAGATCTCGTCTGCTTTTTGCAGATCGAATGGTGAAATCGATTTTTCTTCAACAGAGATATTTGGCATTGCCGAAGCTATTTCTAAGATCTTTTTACGCATAATTCCGTTCAGACAACCATCTGAAACCGGCGGTGTTACTAAAGTATTCCCCATTAACATAAAAATATTCGATTGTAAAGCTTCAATAACATTTTTCTCACTATTCAACAGGAAGCAATTATCATAGCCATTCTCTTGAGCAAAAACACTTCCTGTTATATGAAGCATTTTATTATTGGTCTTTAACGTTGAGAACAATTGCTTGGTCACATAAGCATCCTTATAGATTTCCATTTCATAGGCAGCCTGTTCATTGATTTGGTATGCCACCTGATCGTTTTCGCTGGCAGTAACAATGAACTGTACTTCATTTGAAACTGGCAAATACAATCCGTCACCTACTCTAAAAACAGTGAAACGCGCTCTGTAAGCTTTACTTTGCGGCAAGGACTCTGTTAATTTTATAATTTCATCTTCAAAAAACTCTAGCGTAAAACGCATAGGAATTTCCATTCTGCAAATTCGCATGGATGCCATTAATCTAAAGTAGTGATCTTCCGCAAACAACACTTTTCCTTCTACTACTTTTACTGTTTCAAATATGCTGTCTCCAAATAAGAACCCTCTG
Proteins encoded in this window:
- a CDS encoding aminotransferase class IV, which translates into the protein MVNFNGNIQETSGITIENNRGFLFGDSIFETVKVVEGKVLFAEDHYFRLMASMRICRMEIPMRFTLEFFEDEIIKLTESLPQSKAYRARFTVFRVGDGLYLPVSNEVQFIVTASENDQVAYQINEQAAYEMEIYKDAYVTKQLFSTLKTNNKMLHITGSVFAQENGYDNCFLLNSEKNVIEALQSNIFMLMGNTLVTPPVSDGCLNGIMRKKILEIASAMPNISVEEKSISPFDLQKADEIFLTNVIKGIQPVTKYKKKSFQLHLAKEIVAQLNTVLNLA
- a CDS encoding YqgE/AlgH family protein produces the protein MISVLPKKGHLLIAEPSTLGDISFNRSIILLAEHNEEGSVGFIINKPLDYTIHDLVPEIKANFSVYNGGPVEQDNLYFIHNIPDIIPNSVEIANGIYWGGDFNVTLDLINEGKITKKNIRFFLGYSGWEAHQLENELKENAWIVTENNLKAKLLAKPVQQFWKEKMKEQGGEYILFSNAPSDPMLN